The following are from one region of the Coriobacteriia bacterium genome:
- a CDS encoding discoidin domain-containing protein: VHADAAGAPCAVCHASSPRVPDVTAKTAECASCHATSGSDYHRDMATQHTYADFGPSCIAAGCHVSGSLPAEHTRFLSRYPAYSDTCALCHLNTDPARIDWDTASADCSTCHEVHGDIGVIHQAPNSATCTACHETPDVRTIHAGSPLGECAVCHNNPSRVPTLPATVDCAYCHDKAPVDTKHYPAAPHLASESGCANCHLLDMKAEHVKPTVNVTCVQCHETEVDAFTQPWDKRCMTCHSTRHGDKASKHVSTNTACSGSGCHSITDASDIHKGVQGGGCSVCHKSATSLATTTDCTAAGCHQGATGDHHASHDGQAANGVGCEGCHFRYLDDEHESLGYTCATCHSSTNTVVKNAITANDRRCLTCHPDSAHNQRQAAEFAPGNASMHRVRSDLPGMRSSFVVNGSTYTWSLPSASSFLKSGYAVNSIVTCDSCHTYSGTTGPHGATMKVNVDPAYPNPYKVVDGSESFTAQLSANSPTGMSMSKSGSSAAKIICEKCHDLNGSGSNFSNNAHAEHDDRGREGSFCNQCHVAIPHGWGRPRLLGYTTDPAAYRTWVGTSGAKDGGLARITLKSYTPNNWQKSDCGAGCSSSRHPFSGTTWPNQMAAPADPNMGGVSGKVTDQAGASVSAATVTIGGTTATTGTDGMFSVANLAAGTHSVTVAKSGYTTWTGSVSVTSGANTTLNVQLQTANVATNWALTGTATASSSYSSGTGPSRAIDGSTSSYWRSQDGNSAWLRVDLGSSRSVSKVVINWDDSRYAKDYRVETSPDGTNWTTRFSTTSASSGTKTHTFSAVEVRYVRLTCTSANDSHYRVIEFETWSF; encoded by the coding sequence TATCACCGGGATATGGCGACACAGCACACCTACGCTGACTTCGGCCCCAGCTGCATCGCCGCTGGCTGCCACGTGTCCGGCTCACTGCCCGCCGAGCACACGCGCTTCTTGTCGCGCTACCCCGCCTACAGCGACACGTGCGCGCTGTGCCACCTGAACACCGACCCCGCTCGCATCGATTGGGACACGGCGAGCGCGGACTGCTCGACGTGTCACGAGGTCCACGGCGACATCGGTGTCATCCATCAGGCGCCGAACAGCGCGACCTGCACCGCATGTCACGAGACGCCTGACGTACGCACGATCCACGCGGGCTCACCGCTCGGCGAGTGCGCCGTCTGTCACAACAACCCGTCGCGTGTGCCGACACTGCCCGCGACCGTCGACTGCGCGTACTGTCACGACAAGGCCCCGGTCGACACGAAGCACTACCCGGCAGCGCCGCACCTTGCCAGTGAGTCAGGATGCGCAAACTGTCACCTGCTCGACATGAAGGCTGAGCACGTCAAGCCGACGGTCAACGTGACCTGCGTCCAGTGTCACGAGACCGAGGTCGACGCGTTCACGCAGCCGTGGGATAAGCGTTGCATGACCTGTCACTCGACGCGACACGGCGACAAGGCATCCAAGCATGTATCAACGAATACGGCGTGCTCGGGCTCGGGTTGCCACAGCATCACCGACGCTTCGGACATCCACAAGGGCGTGCAAGGCGGCGGGTGTTCGGTGTGCCACAAGTCGGCGACCAGTTTGGCGACGACCACGGACTGCACCGCTGCGGGCTGCCACCAGGGCGCCACGGGTGATCACCACGCAAGCCATGACGGCCAAGCCGCGAACGGTGTCGGGTGCGAGGGCTGCCACTTCCGCTACCTCGATGATGAGCACGAGTCGCTTGGCTACACCTGCGCGACGTGTCACTCCTCCACGAACACCGTGGTGAAGAACGCGATCACGGCTAACGACCGCCGTTGCCTCACCTGCCACCCCGATTCGGCCCACAACCAGCGTCAGGCAGCGGAGTTCGCGCCTGGCAACGCGTCTATGCACCGCGTCCGCTCGGACCTGCCCGGAATGCGATCCAGCTTCGTCGTCAACGGCTCCACGTACACGTGGTCGCTGCCGAGCGCGTCATCGTTCCTGAAGTCCGGGTATGCGGTCAACTCGATCGTCACCTGCGACTCATGCCACACGTACAGCGGCACCACCGGTCCGCACGGTGCGACGATGAAGGTCAACGTCGACCCGGCGTACCCCAACCCGTACAAGGTGGTGGACGGTAGCGAGTCGTTCACCGCCCAGCTCTCGGCGAACTCCCCGACGGGCATGAGCATGTCGAAGAGTGGCTCGTCAGCCGCCAAGATCATTTGCGAGAAGTGCCACGACCTGAATGGGAGCGGCTCCAACTTCAGTAACAATGCTCACGCTGAGCACGACGATCGTGGCCGCGAGGGTTCGTTCTGCAACCAGTGCCACGTGGCCATCCCGCACGGATGGGGCAGGCCGCGTCTGCTCGGCTACACGACGGATCCCGCAGCGTATCGCACGTGGGTGGGTACCTCCGGGGCCAAGGACGGCGGGCTCGCACGGATCACTCTCAAGAGCTACACCCCGAACAACTGGCAGAAGTCCGACTGCGGTGCAGGCTGCTCGAGTTCGAGGCACCCGTTCTCGGGGACCACATGGCCCAACCAGATGGCCGCTCCTGCCGACCCCAACATGGGTGGCGTGTCGGGTAAGGTGACGGATCAAGCAGGCGCGTCCGTATCGGCCGCTACGGTGACCATCGGCGGCACGACGGCGACGACGGGCACCGACGGCATGTTCTCGGTCGCGAACCTGGCCGCTGGCACACACTCGGTCACGGTTGCGAAGAGCGGGTACACGACGTGGACCGGCAGCGTGTCGGTGACATCCGGAGCGAACACCACCCTGAACGTCCAGCTCCAGACGGCGAACGTGGCCACCAACTGGGCGCTCACGGGCACGGCGACCGCGTCGAGCTCGTACAGCTCGGGGACCGGTCCGTCTCGGGCGATCGATGGCAGCACGTCCAGCTACTGGCGGTCGCAGGACGGCAACAGCGCTTGGTTGCGCGTCGATCTGGGCTCCTCACGCAGCGTGAGCAAGGTCGTCATCAACTGGGACGACTCTCGTTATGCGAAGGACTATCGCGTCGAGACTTCGCCTGACGGTACCAACTGGACCACGCGATTCTCGACCACCAGCGCTTCCAGCGGAACGAAGACCCATACGTTCAGTGCAGTTGAGGTCCGCTACGTGCGTCTCACGTGCACGAGTGCCAACGACAGTCACTACCGTGTCATAGAGTTCGAGACGTGGAGCTTCTAA